A single region of the Nocardioides sp. W7 genome encodes:
- a CDS encoding nuclear transport factor 2 family protein, with the protein MSSTPTLSRAEIDEFWESWLEINREAERTGDWRVMAEWYAEDATYGWMLTPDEHFMAVGRDQIRDWAIGIEMDGFDGWHYDYQATVVDEKNAMIVGFWKQRSGLTDDATGREFEVPGLGGSWFGVERQSDGELKFSWQRDWFDFGAMAHTMGAVLKSGKAPESLHARLKVFGLEVPGHYRPEDLPSPVWPPPVEAGEFVTQDPA; encoded by the coding sequence ATGAGTTCGACCCCGACCCTTTCCCGGGCAGAGATCGACGAGTTCTGGGAGTCCTGGCTCGAGATCAACCGGGAGGCCGAGCGCACCGGCGACTGGCGCGTGATGGCGGAGTGGTACGCCGAGGACGCGACGTACGGCTGGATGCTCACGCCCGACGAGCACTTCATGGCCGTGGGCCGCGACCAGATCCGCGACTGGGCCATCGGCATCGAGATGGACGGCTTCGACGGCTGGCACTACGACTACCAGGCCACCGTTGTCGACGAGAAGAACGCGATGATCGTCGGCTTCTGGAAGCAGCGCTCGGGGCTCACCGACGACGCGACGGGCCGGGAGTTCGAGGTGCCGGGTCTCGGCGGAAGCTGGTTCGGCGTCGAGCGGCAGTCCGACGGTGAGCTGAAGTTCTCCTGGCAGCGCGACTGGTTCGACTTCGGGGCGATGGCGCACACGATGGGCGCGGTCCTGAAGTCCGGCAAGGCGCCGGAATCGCTGCACGCGCGGCTGAAGGTGTTCGGTCTCGAGGTGCCCGGCCACTACCGGCCCGAGGACCTGCCGTCGCCGGTGTGGCCGCCGCCCGTCGAGGCGGGCGAGTTCGTCACCCAGGACCCGGCGTGA
- a CDS encoding aldehyde dehydrogenase: MSALPAPQLLVDGKLSGASDGATYPILNPATGAEIGQAPDATAADVDAAIAAARRAFDETDWSTDTELRVRCLRQLHEALLGEAEEFRALTTAEVGMPGFMMGAAGFDVPVASLKWVTDLAESYEFETDLGVAEPMGIPSRRTVRREAVGVVAAITPWNVPTQINLAKVGPALAAGCTVVLKPAPDTPWVAAELGRLVAEHTDIPAGVFNVVTPLSNEVAAQLTSDPRVDMVSFTGSTNTGRAIMAAAAPTLKRVFLELGGKSAAIALDDADVAAVAGATAFTACIHAGQGCAITTRLLVPRAKYDEAVQVAAATMESIGAKDPADPGAICGPVISQVQRDRVASYLRLAEEEGGTFATGGHVIEQDGYWIEPTVIAGLDNSSRLAQEEIFGPVLVVIPHDGDDDAVRIANDSAYGLSGSVDSGSLERAKAVAARIRTGTLAVNGGVWFSPDAPFGGYKQSGLGREMGVAGFEEYLETKTIAEPA; this comes from the coding sequence GTGAGCGCGCTTCCCGCGCCGCAGCTGCTGGTCGACGGCAAGCTGAGCGGTGCCAGCGACGGGGCGACGTACCCGATCCTGAACCCGGCCACGGGCGCCGAGATCGGGCAGGCCCCGGACGCCACCGCCGCCGACGTGGACGCGGCCATCGCCGCCGCCCGCCGCGCCTTCGACGAGACCGACTGGTCGACCGACACCGAGCTGCGGGTCCGTTGCCTGCGCCAGCTGCACGAGGCGCTGCTCGGCGAGGCCGAGGAGTTCCGGGCGCTGACCACGGCCGAGGTCGGGATGCCGGGCTTCATGATGGGCGCGGCCGGTTTCGACGTGCCGGTCGCGAGCCTGAAGTGGGTCACCGACCTCGCCGAGTCCTACGAGTTCGAGACCGACCTCGGCGTGGCCGAGCCGATGGGGATCCCCTCGCGGCGCACCGTGCGACGCGAGGCGGTCGGGGTGGTCGCGGCGATCACGCCGTGGAACGTCCCCACCCAGATCAACCTGGCCAAGGTCGGTCCGGCGCTCGCCGCCGGCTGCACGGTGGTCCTCAAGCCCGCACCCGACACCCCGTGGGTCGCCGCTGAGCTGGGACGCCTGGTCGCCGAGCACACCGACATCCCGGCGGGCGTCTTCAACGTCGTCACGCCGCTGTCGAACGAGGTCGCCGCGCAGCTGACCTCCGACCCGCGGGTCGACATGGTCTCGTTCACCGGATCGACGAACACCGGCCGGGCGATCATGGCCGCGGCGGCGCCGACGCTGAAGCGGGTCTTCCTCGAGCTCGGTGGCAAGTCCGCCGCGATCGCGCTCGACGACGCCGACGTGGCGGCCGTCGCCGGTGCGACCGCCTTCACCGCCTGCATCCACGCCGGCCAGGGCTGCGCGATCACCACCCGGCTGCTCGTCCCGCGGGCGAAGTACGACGAGGCGGTGCAGGTCGCCGCCGCCACCATGGAGTCGATCGGGGCCAAGGACCCGGCCGACCCGGGCGCGATCTGCGGCCCGGTGATCTCGCAGGTGCAGCGCGACCGCGTCGCGTCGTACCTCCGGCTGGCCGAGGAGGAGGGCGGCACGTTCGCCACCGGCGGGCACGTCATCGAGCAGGACGGCTACTGGATCGAGCCGACCGTCATCGCCGGTCTCGACAACTCCTCGCGGCTCGCGCAGGAGGAGATCTTCGGCCCGGTGCTCGTCGTCATCCCGCACGACGGCGACGACGACGCGGTCCGGATCGCCAACGACTCGGCGTACGGCCTCTCCGGCTCCGTCGACTCCGGCTCGCTGGAGCGGGCCAAGGCGGTCGCCGCCCGGATCCGCACCGGCACGCTCGCCGTCAACGGCGGCGTGTGGTTCAGCCCGGACGCGCCGTTCGGCGGCTACAAGCAGTCCGGCCTCGGCCGGGAGATGGGCGTCGCCGGGTTCGAGGAGTACCTCGAGACCAAGACCATCGCCGAGCCCGCGTGA